The stretch of DNA GAGCTGATCCTCCCGACAATAACGACGGTTTCTGTGGTAACTATTTGGTCTGCTCCGGAAACGAACAAATCACAGCTGCCAATTCGACAGCACTCAGCGGGATGTTTTTCTATCGCTCTCGTATTCGAATGGCCCAGGTCGTCGATGGAACATCGAATACCGTCATGGTGAGTGAGATCAATCTGGTTCCCGAGCAGGCAGGAAATCGCGATTGGCGCGGCCGCTACTATCGCTCCGACCACCTGAGCTCGTTCTTCACGACAGAGCTGCCTCCCAATTCGACAAACCCCGACTTCCTGCGAACCTGCCAGGGTTTACCAGCCAGTCCCACCTATGCTCCTTGTACGGGTTCAACCGATCCTCAATACATCTATGCCCGCAGCCGGCATACGGGCGGAGTCCATGCGCTGATGGCAGATGGTTCTGGCAAATTTGTGTCATCGAACATCGATACCAATGTCTGGCGTGCTGTCGGTACACGCGCTGGTGGCGAAACGGTTAGCGACTTCTAATTGTCGTCAACCCTTGGCAATTCTCGACCGGATATGCATGTGAGGCCCGTGGTCGTGGGATCACGGGCCACTCTTTTTGCTGGATCTCTTTTGTAAAGCGGATCTCATGAAGCTGCCTCACTGTTTCTCAACATCTATTCTGGCCGGGTGCCTGCTGCTGCTCTCGGGGTGCGGCGGAGTTTCCGATGCTCCTACACTGGTCGTTGTGAAGGGGAAAGTGACTCTGGATGGCCAGCCTCTCGAAACTGGCAATGTGCTGTTTGTTCCCATCGATGGAAAAGGGCGAGCCGATGCCGGGCCTGTGGTGAAAGGCGAGTATGAGTTGAAATGTACGGCTGGTGAGAAGCGCGTCGAAATCACTTCACAAGTGGAAGCGGATAAACCCGCTGCCGACGGCCTTCCCGATTACAAGTCTCGGATCCCCGCGAAGTACAACCGAGCCACCACGCTGACGGCGACCGTCAAAAGTTCAGCCGAAAACACCATCGACTTCGCTGTCACTTCCAAATAAGGAAGTTTTGTAAGACGAGGCTGGATCACACAGCCTAATGATCACCGCCTAAGGCCAGGTTGCTGCGGGTCATGCTGACGCATCGTCATGTGCACGCGCCTTTCACTTGTGGGCATTCGTAATAGTTATCTTACCCCACTGCAATAGACACTTACTGCGACAGACGTGCGAGTTCCAACTCGTGATATCAAGAAGGAACTCAAAACCATGCCAAGTAACAAACATTGAGCAATTGCAATAACTAAGATGGTGATTCTTACATACCGCAAAGCATGAGACACCTCCAGAATCATTGCCAGCAGATAGAGCATCGAGAGGATTACGATTGAAGGTATCGCCAGAATCACTTTGGTGATCACAAGCTTCAATGAGGCAAAAATAAAGCCGTTATCGCGTGATCCACTAACGAGACTGACAAGGACCGATCCGTCAAACAAAATCAATTGCATGATCGAAAAGATACAGACAGCCAGTTTCACACCACGAAGAATCTGCGCATAGAACTCTCTATTCATGGTGATGACATTTCATAGAAGTCTTCTGACGTGCGGACACGATCATTCGCGCTGACTCAATAATGATAGCGTAACTGAGCAATCAGCAAGGCGTTACCATCGATTCTGTAGACGATGCGGTGTTCATCGGTGATCCTCCGCGACCAGAATCCAGCCAGCGCATGCTTCAGAGGCTCTGGTTTACCAATTCCGGTAAATGGCTCACGCACAATTTCTTTCACCAGCTTGTTGATCCGTTCAACCATCCGCCGGTCATGTTGCTGCCAGTACAGATAATCTTCCCAGGCGGCTTCGGCGAAGATCAACTTCATTCCACAAGCTTTCGCTCGACCCCATGACCGGCACCAAGTTGCTCCATGGCAGCGAGCAGGCGTTTGGCATTCGCCGGATTCCGCAACAGGTAAGCCGTCTCTTCCAGTGCTGTAAAATCTTCAAGCGAAAGCATGACGACCGACTGCTGCCCATTGCGGGTGATAATCAGCGGTTCGTGGTCTTCGCAAACACGATTCATCGTATTCGCCAGATTAGCACGCGCAGTCGAGTACGAAATGGCATCCACAGCGAGTCTCCTTGTACGCACTATTGTACAATAAGAACGAGGAGCTCGTCCAGACCGCTTTCTTTCAGCTGGGCAGTCCGGTAGGGCAGGCTCCAGCCTGCCGATCACGCGATTCAGACAAAGTTTTTTTGACCGACGTTACCCAGACGTCAAAAGCGACGTCTGGGCCACCCTGTCAATTGATCTCAGATGTAAGGTGTCACCAATTCTTACGCACTCACAACGACAAAAGGCCCCCATTTGGACAGTGCCCGGATAGTATGAGTTAATCCATTGCGTTCGGACAGGCGATTGAGGCGACATCTATGCTGCTGACTTGGGCGATCAATCAAACAGTAATCTTGGATTCGGGTGGCGTGATGACCACGAGCAGAAATCATGAAATTGAATTCCCGTTGCTCAAGGCAATTCTGATTAAATTGATCCTCGTGACACCCCAAGTGGTCTATGTGACATGCAAGTGGAAAGAACAATTGCTTAAAAGGGAAAACCTCAGTCCGGGGGTATGGCAAGTCTACTTCACCATAGTCTGGCATGTGCTGACGACGTTCTGGGTCATTTCATGATTCGGTGAGGTGTCATGATCGAATACCTGTGATCAGATGTATTCCACGGGCTACAACACTCCCAACCATCAACCCACCACTCCCCACTACCCCGTAATCTTCACATACGGGTGACCCTCGTTGAGCGTCGGGCGTTCGGGGCGGCCTTTGTAGGGGAAGACGAGGTCCATGTGGCCCAGGCCCATCAGGTGGAGGATCGTTGCGTGGAGGTCGTGGACGTGCATCTTCTGCGAGACCGCGTGCAGGCCGACTTCATCAGTCTCGCCAATCGTCTGCCCACCGGCAACGCCGCCCCCCGCCATCCACATGGTGAAGCCGGTCGGGTTGTGGTCGCGGCCGTTCCCCTGCTCGCTCATCGGCGTGCGGCCAAATTCGCCTCCCCAGATGACCAGCGTTTCATCCAGCAGCCCCCGGGCGGAAAGATCTTCCAAGAGACCCGCCACGGGCAGATCCATGGCTTCACATAGCGACGTGTGATTTTTCTCGATCCCCGAGTGAGCATCCCATTTGCTGCCGGCCCCATGATAGAGCTGCACAAAGCGCGTTCCTCGCTCGACCAGCCGCCGGGCTAAGAGGCACAAGCGGCCATAAGAAGCGGTTTCCTTCCGGTCGAGGCCGTAAAGCTTTTGAGTCGCTTCGGTCTCTTCTCCCAGATCAATCGCCTGAGGGGCTTCGGCCTGCATGCGGAAGGCGAGTTCATAGCTTTCAATGCGGGCATCCAGTTCGGTCTGCTGGGGATGCCGACCGGCGAAATCGCGATTCATCTGATTGAGAAAAGCGAGCTTCCCCTGCTGCTGGCTGGCGGTTTTTCCCGCAGGGGTCATCAGGTTGGGAATGGGATCCTGCCCCCCTTCAATTCGAATCCCCTGATAGAGGGCCGGCATGAAACCAGCACTCCAGTTGCGCGGCCCGTTGACCACCTGCGAGACATTGTCCTGCATGACGACAAAGGCCGGTAGATCGGTGTTTTCTGTCCCCAGGCCGTACGTCACCCAACTACCGAGTGAAGGCCGCCCTCCGAGAATCGAGCCGGTGTTCATCTGGCACACGCCCGCCGAATGGTTGATCCCATCAGCCCAGCAGGAGCGAATGACGGCCAGCTTGTCGGCATGCCTGGCGGTATGCGGCAACCAGTCCGAGATCCACAGACCCGATTCTCCGTGCTGAGCCCATTTGCGTTGGGAAGCAAGAAGCGGAGCACTGGCTTCCCCCATGGCGGTGATAACTTTGCCGAAGCTATCAGGCAAAGGCTGGCCCGCCAGTTTGTTGACCAATGGCTTCGGGTCGAACGTATCGAGATGACTGGGGCCGCCCTCCATAAAGAGGAAAATGCAGCTCTTCGCCTTCGGTGCAAAATGGGGCAATCGCGCAGCCAGTGGTGACTTAACCCCGCTCGATGGTGCACTCGCCGTCGAGGCGGCCATTCCCTTTGATGAGAGCATCGAGGCCAGTGCGAGGCTTCCAAAACCCATTCCGGCACTCGCGAGAAGATCGCGTCGGCTGACTGGCTGATCCTGACGATGGCAGAACATAACAACGCCCTCTAAGGGGATCGACAAAATTGACTATTGAACGTACATGAACTCGCTGGAGTTCAGCAGGATATGACAGAAATCAACGAGAACTTCGCGGATCGCTGTCTTTTGTGAACTCGATGCCCCCGCTTCGCCTTTGGTTGGTCGATCGGCCAGATGGCGATCATGGCCGGAGGCATCGACAAAGGGGCCGGGAGTGGGTTCAAACCGCCAGAAAGCCATGGTACTGGGCTGCAAAGTATCACTGGTGAAGAGTAGTCGCTCAGGTGTCAGGGCTTCAGCACTCATCCGGACATCATCGACCAGGCCATCAAACCGGGCTGATTCCGTGCGATCGCGGCCACCGACCATGAGAGGCCGGTTGGTGCCACAGATCCCACCCACGAGTTGATGAGGCACTGTCGCAATCAGCAGTGGTTCATCGTCATTGGCCAGATCTTTCAGATAGAACGTGACCTGCCCCGGTTGCCCATTACGAGCGAGCTTGACGGCTGCGGCTGCATAGTAGGGCTGGTTGAGCTGAATGTGATGATCCGAGAACAGTGCCGCTTCAGCCGTCTTGCCATCGGCTGTCTTCCCGACCATCTGCATGACGAGCGTTTGAGGCTTGCGCCGGCTCCCTTTGCCAGTAATGCCAAAGTTCCAGCCAGCCTCAGCCATATCACCATTCCAGCAGGCGGCAATCGTGCGAACTGCCCCGGTCTCGTAGATCGAACGCACCACAAAAAACGACTCAATGGTGAAGTCGCTGGCTTCTGGTGATTTGATGACCGGGCCGATAAAGGGAAGCTGCTTGCTGGAAACGACAGCGGCGTGTCCATCGCGGAAGGGGATTTTATCGTGCAAAAAGCGAGCTTCAGCCGAGGAAGCTTCAGCCAGATCAATCGTGTTTGCCTGATTGCCAAGAAACTCCAGGGCAGCGTCGATCTCGAACGATTCGGGGTCTCGGCCCAAAGTCATCCGATAAAGATCAGTAATGATCTGGCGGTCATCCACCGCAGGCTTGGCTCCCTGAGCTTTCGTCACACGTTCGGCCAATCCCTTCGCCCGTTGTAAGGCCCACTGGCTGTTGAAAAGGAGCAGCGATTGCACGGGAGTGGTCGTCGAGTGCCGGGACGCACTGCTGGTGATCCAGAAGGGGGCATCAAACGCATCGAGCACTGGATTGCGGGTATTTCGCATCGTTCGCAGAAAAATCGAACGGACAGGAGCTTCAGCGGGTGCACCAGGGCCACTGGTCGTTTTGAGCGAGAGTTCTCCCGAAACCAGATAGCTGCTATCCCGGAACTGTTCGGCATCGAGTCTGCGGACATCACCTCGCCAGTAAAGCGTGT from Planctopirus ephydatiae encodes:
- a CDS encoding Txe/YoeB family addiction module toxin; this encodes MKLIFAEAAWEDYLYWQQHDRRMVERINKLVKEIVREPFTGIGKPEPLKHALAGFWSRRITDEHRIVYRIDGNALLIAQLRYHY
- a CDS encoding DUF1501 domain-containing protein, with translation MFCHRQDQPVSRRDLLASAGMGFGSLALASMLSSKGMAASTASAPSSGVKSPLAARLPHFAPKAKSCIFLFMEGGPSHLDTFDPKPLVNKLAGQPLPDSFGKVITAMGEASAPLLASQRKWAQHGESGLWISDWLPHTARHADKLAVIRSCWADGINHSAGVCQMNTGSILGGRPSLGSWVTYGLGTENTDLPAFVVMQDNVSQVVNGPRNWSAGFMPALYQGIRIEGGQDPIPNLMTPAGKTASQQQGKLAFLNQMNRDFAGRHPQQTELDARIESYELAFRMQAEAPQAIDLGEETEATQKLYGLDRKETASYGRLCLLARRLVERGTRFVQLYHGAGSKWDAHSGIEKNHTSLCEAMDLPVAGLLEDLSARGLLDETLVIWGGEFGRTPMSEQGNGRDHNPTGFTMWMAGGGVAGGQTIGETDEVGLHAVSQKMHVHDLHATILHLMGLGHMDLVFPYKGRPERPTLNEGHPYVKITG
- a CDS encoding type II toxin-antitoxin system Phd/YefM family antitoxin yields the protein MDAISYSTARANLANTMNRVCEDHEPLIITRNGQQSVVMLSLEDFTALEETAYLLRNPANAKRLLAAMEQLGAGHGVERKLVE
- a CDS encoding DUF1559 domain-containing protein — its product is MKTRQQAGFTLIELLVVIAIIAILIALLLPAVQQAREAARRTQCRNNLKQLGIAMHNYHDTHNTFPFGSMAQSLNTAGAGGPGAMSWMPMILPYMDQAPLYNQLTPWMIAKNSANWPSALMNTIIPGLSCPSDPNSPKETSVHGVEATPGADPPDNNDGFCGNYLVCSGNEQITAANSTALSGMFFYRSRIRMAQVVDGTSNTVMVSEINLVPEQAGNRDWRGRYYRSDHLSSFFTTELPPNSTNPDFLRTCQGLPASPTYAPCTGSTDPQYIYARSRHTGGVHALMADGSGKFVSSNIDTNVWRAVGTRAGGETVSDF